One window of the Bradysia coprophila strain Holo2 chromosome X unlocalized genomic scaffold, BU_Bcop_v1 contig_26, whole genome shotgun sequence genome contains the following:
- the LOC119069269 gene encoding uncharacterized protein LOC119069269 — protein MTRFELMTVVIIGLLQVCTANPVTSPQENDLTKLFTPDELIHARNAGLSQFELIDGKTSGLTLDEIIKMNALIRTTPFEYMANVCEILMPGQKMASNYTTAQEEVLKNIVKLIDLVPKKDIASFFRTTVCDFVSEPNSPSFGPKFVPHTTIILLKKHAKTGSALDRVNLAKHMCCIDEGANYIGYEGVGTLLDEEMKEFEEKWNNLDATTTPESITNLCDFLRSTKKFDANQCQKNGPVDGKI, from the exons atgacgAGATTCGAGTTAATGACTGTAGTGATTATTGGATTGCTTCAG gtGTGTACAGCCAATCCGGTTACTTCTCCACAAGAAAACGATCTGACGAAACTATTTACGCCCGATGAATTAATTCACGCAAGAAATGCTGGGCTATCACAATTCGAGTTGATTGATGGGAAGACTTCCGGTTTGACACTTGacgaaattatcaaaatgaatGCATTGATAAGAACAACTCCATTTGAATATATG GCTAACGTATGCGAGATTTTGATGCCTGGACAAAAAATGGCATCTAATTATACCACAGCTCAGGAAGAAGTTCTTAAGAATATAGTAAAATTAATAGACCTTGTACCGAAGAAAGATATCGcttcatttttt CGGACCACAGTCTGTGATTTCGTTAGTGAACCGAATTCGCCTTCATTTGGTCCAAAATTTGTTCCTCATAcgacaattattttgttaaaaaaacacGCTAAAACTGGATCAGCATTAGACCGTGTTAACCTTGCT AAACACATGTGCTGCATAGATGAAGGTGCTAATTATATAGGCTATGAGGGAGTCGGTACATTACTCGATGAAGAAATGAAGGAATTCGAAGAGAAATGGAACAATCTTGATGCTACAACTACACCGGAATCAATT ACAAATTTGTGTGATTTCTTAcggtcaacaaaaaaatttgacgccaACCAGTGCCAGAAAAATGGTCCAGTTGatggtaaaatttaa